From one Xiphias gladius isolate SHS-SW01 ecotype Sanya breed wild chromosome 12, ASM1685928v1, whole genome shotgun sequence genomic stretch:
- the arl2 gene encoding ADP-ribosylation factor-like protein 2 — protein sequence MGLLTILKKMKQKEREMRLLMLGLDNAGKTTILKKFNGEDISTISPTLGFNIKTLEHRGFKLNIWDVGGQKSLRSYWRNYFESTDGLVWVVDSADRLRLEDCRRELGALLLEERLAGATLLVFANKQDLPGALSKEAIREALALGEIKSHHWCIIGCSAVTGENLLAGVDWLLDDISARIFTAD from the exons ATGGGTTTGCTGACGATTTTGAAGAAGATGAAGCAGAAGGAGCGGGAGATGAGGCTTCTGATGTT AGGCCTGGACAACGCGGGAAAGACGACCATCCTGAAGAAGTTTAACGGCGAGGACATCAGCACCATCTCCCCGACCCTGGGCTTCAACATCAAAACGCTGGAGCACAGggg gtttaaattgaatatttggGATGTAGGAGGTCAGAAGTCACTGCGTTCCTACTGGAGGAACTACTTTGAGAGCACAGATGGGCTGGTGTGGGTGGTGGACAGTGCAGACAGACTCAGACTGGAGGACTGCAGGCGGGAACTCGGTGcactgctgctggaggag AGGTTAGCTGGTGCGACACTGCTGGTTTTTGCCAACAAGCAGGACTTACCAGGAGCACTGTCAAAAGAGGCGATACGAGAG GCACTGGCTCTAGGTGAGATTAAAAGTCATCACTGGTGCATCATTGGTTGCAGTGCAGTAACAGGAGAGAATCTGTTAGCTGGGGTGGACTGGCTA
- the batf2 gene encoding mucin-5AC isoform X1 — protein MPSLLRSKASGHPGSVPHFGQHIHRIHKSPSNQRALVCTTATTCSVACTPPFLPGSFKVQSRLRRAAPAGRHPSDFGCQWFHLRACCADDPGWVRISALSDLRASRSAAGRGQAGEGGGMSPLYMDTSYELNSPSSLSAEEWNSNTAGSEREGEGQQVEKRGIKRREKNRDAARKSRRKQTERADELHEELQCLERSNSALQKEVAALKKDLHRYTTALENHEPYCRLKASGSSASSTTHLSVSPSAVRQTSSSPPIVAPQASSSSLATTPSMSTSLTSSLGLQTLDCVENTHLSSSASAPTATTLALSSCSSSVVAIKSSSSPDTVPYSFSFSTFPAPHSLFSEESPITSRPTNVTAACTSLVSTPIPSIAPTTAAQPQCGQEAIHETSSVPANACFSTLNSGTSDASSIIQTSFLTASPNAVPPYCHLAGENEGLVAQGCPVNVPQLHPGHYSGNPDNSSLLCTLLPSTLQDPALQSFKVSPLAYLEPSPAPAFALKPSCRQQMTPNPVCLLSLLTIPSPLNVSETTSNSSDGLICQPLPSLPPFGDPSSDLSLTELLEVNDWILNGTSNQ, from the exons ATGCCAAGCCTCCTGCGCTCAAAAGCCTCCGGACACCCCGGGTCGGTGCCTCACTTCGGGCAACACATCCACAGAATCCACAAATCACCAAGCAACCAGCGGGCATTGGTTTGCACCACAGCAACTACCTGCTCGGTAGCCTGCACTCCCCCTTTTCTTCCTGGGTCATTCAAAGTTCAGTCCAGGCTGCGGCGGGCAGCGCCGGCCGGCCGCCACCCCTCGGACTTTGGATGTCAGTGGTTTCACTTGCGGGCATGCTGCGCCGATGATCCGGGCTGGGTGAGGATTTCAGCCCTTTCCGACCTACGGGCTAGCCGGTCCGCCGCAGGGAGGGGGCAGgcgggagagggaggggggatgTCTCCGTTATACATGGACACCAGCTACGAGTTGAACAGCCCGAGCTCCCTGTCCGCTGAGGAGTGGAACAGCAACACGGCCGGATCG gagagagaaggagagggacaACAGGTGGAAAAAAGGGGGATAAAAAGACGAGAGAAGAACAGAGACGCGGCCAGAAAGTCCCGCCgtaaacaaacagagagagccGACGAACTTCATGAG GAGCTTCAATGTCTTGAGCGATCAAACTCAGCCCTTCAAAAGGAGGTTGCTGCATTGAAAAAAGACCTCCACCGCTATACGACAGCTCTGGAGAATCATGAACCTTACTGCCGCCTCAAAGCCTCTGGGTCAAGCGCCAGTTCAACAACACACCTCTCAGTTTCCCCCTCAGCTGTTCGTCAGACCAGTTCAAGCCCTCCTATAGTTGCTCCGCAGGCCTCAAGTTCCTCTTTGGCTACTACCCCTTCAATGTCTACCTCCCTGACCTCTAGCCTGGGTCTTCAAACCCTTGACTGTGTTGAAAATACTCATCTCTCATCTTCAGCCTCTGCTCCAACAGCTACAACATTAGCCTTGTCTTCTTGCTCGTCTTCTGTAGTCGCCATcaaatcctcctccagccctGATACTGTTCCTTATTCATTCTCGTTTTCCACATTCCCAGCTCCCCACTCTTTGTTTAGTGAAGAGTCTCCAATTACCTCTAGGCCAACAAATGTTACGGCTGCCTGCACTAGCCTTGTTTCAACCCCTATTCCCTCCATCGCCCCCACCACAGCTGCTCAGCCTCAATGTGGGCAAGAGGCCATCCATGAAACTTCTTCTGTGCCGGCAAATGCATGTTTCTCTACTCTTAATTCTGGCACATCGGATGCGTCTTCCATTATACAAACCTCTTTTTTAACTGCTTCACCTAATGCGGTGCCCCCTTACTGCCATTTagcaggagaaaatgaaggTCTAGTAGCACAAGGTTGTCCCGTGAATGTGCCCCAGCTGCATCCAGGTCACTACAGTGGAAATCCAGACAATTCAAGTTTGCTGTGTACTCTTTTACCGTCAACTCTTCAAGATCCTGCTCTTCAGTCCTTTAAAGTATCACCTTTGGCATATTTAGAGCCATCTCCTGCCCCTGCCTTTGCATTAAAGCCAAGTTGCAGACAGCAAATGACACCCAATCCCGTgtgtcttctctccctcctcaccaTCCCGAGTCCTCTTAACGTCTCTGAAACTACCTCCAACAGCTCTGACGGACTTATCTGTCAACCTCTGCCTTCACTGCCACCGTTCGGTGATCCCTCAAGTGACCTTTCCCTTACTGAGCTCCTGGAAGTCAATGATTGGATCCTAAATGGGACTAGTAATCAGTAG
- the batf2 gene encoding uncharacterized protein batf2 isoform X2, with amino-acid sequence MPSLLRSKASGHPGSVPHFGQHIHRIHKSPSNQRALVCTTATTCSVACTPPFLPGSFKVQSRLRRAAPAGRHPSDFGCQWFHLRACCADDPGWVRISALSDLRASRSAAGRGQAGEGGGMSPLYMDTSYELNSPSSLSAEEWNSNTAGSEREGEGQQVEKRGIKRREKNRDAARKSRRKQTERADELHESGRNNLW; translated from the exons ATGCCAAGCCTCCTGCGCTCAAAAGCCTCCGGACACCCCGGGTCGGTGCCTCACTTCGGGCAACACATCCACAGAATCCACAAATCACCAAGCAACCAGCGGGCATTGGTTTGCACCACAGCAACTACCTGCTCGGTAGCCTGCACTCCCCCTTTTCTTCCTGGGTCATTCAAAGTTCAGTCCAGGCTGCGGCGGGCAGCGCCGGCCGGCCGCCACCCCTCGGACTTTGGATGTCAGTGGTTTCACTTGCGGGCATGCTGCGCCGATGATCCGGGCTGGGTGAGGATTTCAGCCCTTTCCGACCTACGGGCTAGCCGGTCCGCCGCAGGGAGGGGGCAGgcgggagagggaggggggatgTCTCCGTTATACATGGACACCAGCTACGAGTTGAACAGCCCGAGCTCCCTGTCCGCTGAGGAGTGGAACAGCAACACGGCCGGATCG gagagagaaggagagggacaACAGGTGGAAAAAAGGGGGATAAAAAGACGAGAGAAGAACAGAGACGCGGCCAGAAAGTCCCGCCgtaaacaaacagagagagccGACGAACTTCATGAG